In Flavobacterium praedii, the DNA window GACTCTGGGTAAATGATTCCGCCATTTCCTTCACCACCAATGATTGCGTTGTTCTTTTTCATCAACTCTACTACATTTACTTCACCAACAGCGCTAGCCTCGTAAGTACCGTTATGTTTGTTGGTCACATCACGCAATGCACGAGAAGAGGACATATTGGAAACTGTATTTCCTGGCGTTTTACTCAAAACATAATCAGCACAAGCAACCAAAGTGTATTCTTCACCAAACATTTCACCGTCTTCACAAATAAAAGCCAAACGATCTACATCTGGGTCAACAACTACACCTAAATGCGCTTTTTCTTTAACTACCAACTCTGAAATATCAGTTAAGTGTTCTTTCAAAGGTTCTGGATTGTGAGGAAAATGTCCGTTGGGTTCACAGTATAATTTTACCACTTCAACACCCATTAATTCTAATAATTTTGGAATAATAATCCCTCCTGATGAATTAACACCATCAACGACTACTTTAAATTTAGCCGCTTTTACTGCTTCAACATCTACTAAAGGTAAGTTCAAAACTTCGTCAATATGAATGTCCATATAGGCGTCATTTTGAGTAATTTCACCCAAATTATCAACATCTGTAAAATCAAAAGCTTCATCTTCGGCAATTTGAAGAATTTTTTCTCCTTCAGCACCATTCAAAAACTCTCCTTTTTCATTCAATAACTTCAGTGCATTCCATTGTTTTGGATTGTGAGAAGCTGTTAGAATAATTCCACCATCGGCTTTTTCCAAAGGAACGGCAACCTCTACAGTTGGAGTTGTTGATAGCCCCAAGTCAATCACATTAATACCTAATCCTATTAATGTATTGATTACCAAATTATGAATCATTGGTCCCGAAATACGAGCATCACGGCCTACAACAACGGTTAACTTATCTTTTTTAGAATAATTCTTTAGCCAAGTTCCATACGCTGAAGCAAATTTTACAGCATCAACAGGGGTTAAATTATCCCCTACTTTCCCTCCTATTGTTCCTCGAATACCGGATATTGATTTTATTAAAGTCATTTTTTAAAATTAATGGTTATTTTAATACAAATATAAAAAAGTTGCGGGGTTTCTGAGGTGCTGAGACGCTAAGTTTTATAAAAATAGGTTCTTGAATTCTTGAGTTTCTGATAATAATAAGAATCATTCCTTAACTCTGATGTTTTATTTTATGAAATAAACAGTAAAAAAGTTTATACATTTACGAATGTAAACTTAGAAGCTCAGCATCTAAGAAACTTAGTAACTTAATAAAAATGAACTTCCTTGCACACATTTATTTATCTGGTGATAACGATTTGATAAAAATCGGAAACTTTATGGCGGATGGAATAAGGGGAAAACATTTTGAAAAATATCCTCTAGAAATCCAAAAAGGAATTGTTTTACATCGCTTTATTGATACTTATACCGATGCACATCCTGTTTTTAGAGAAAGTACCAAACGTTTGCATCAAAATTATCATCATTATTCAGGCGTAATTGTAGATGTTTTTTATGATCATTTTTTGGCCAAAAATTGGAGTAATTTTTCAGGTGAATCCTTAGTAGACTTCACTGAAAATTTTTATCAATCTTTACGTGATAATTATAATATTTTATCCGAAAGAACCAAGGGCATGATGCCTTATATGATTGAATACAATTGGTTAGTAAGTTACCAAACCGTTGAGGGAATCAGTAGAATTTTGACACAAATGGATAGTAGAACTAAAAACGAGTCGAAAATGCGGTTTTCTCCAAATGAACTTGTTGCATATTATTCCGAATTTGAACAAGAATTCACAACTTTTTTCGAAGATTTAAGAATTGAATCCAAACTAAAATTAATAACGTTATGAAAAAAAGTATTCTTCTTTTTTTAATCAGCATAAGTTTAAACTGTTTTGCTCAAAAGGTGATTAATAGCAGGAATGGACTCGTTGTTGACAAAGCAATGGTGGTTTCAGCGCGAGAAGAAGCTTCTAAAATTGGAACAGAAATTATGCAAAAAGGAGGAAATGCTTTCGATGCCATGGTAGCCACCGAATTGGCTTTGGCAGTTGCCTATCCGTACGCAGGAAATCTTGGTGGTGGCGGTTTTATGGTATTTCGAAAAGCCAATGGAGATATTGGCTCACTAGACTATAGAGAAAAAGCACCTTTGGCCGCTACCAAAAATATGTTTCAAGATAAAGACGGAAATGTTATTAAAGGAAAAAGTACCGAAACGGCTCTTGCAATTGGTATTCCCGGAACCATTGCTGGAATTTTTGCCGTTCATGATAAATATGGTTCAATGTCAATGAATGAAATTTTGAGACCCGTTATTGCATTGGCCGAAAAAGGGGTTGTTGTTACCCGAAGACAAGAAAAAAGGCTGAATGATTACAGAGAATCTATTATTAAAGCAAATGGAGTAAATACCAAATTTGCCACTGTTTACAAAGAAAAGGACACCATTAAATATCCTGTTTTGGCCCAAACATTAAAAAGGATTGCTAAAAATGGTCGAAATGAATTTTACAAAGGACAAACCGCCAAAACTTTAGTAAAATACCTTCAAGGAAAAGGTTCAATTATAACTATGAAAGATTTGGCAAAATATGAGGCTAAATGGAGAACTCCTCTTTCTTTTAAGTATAAAGATTTGAAAGTGATTTCGATGTCCCCACCAAGCAGTGGCGGTATTTGTCTGGCACAGATTTTTAAAATGATTGAGCCTTATGACTTATCCAAGATGGGGCACAATTCGGATGAATCCATTCAACTTATTGTAGAAGCCGAACGCAGAGCCTATGCGGATAGAAGTTATTTTCTAGGCGATCCTGATTTTGTAAAAATACCGTTAAAAGCTTTGATGGCTGATGATTATTTAAAAGAAAGAATGTCAAGTTTTAATGTAAGTAAGGCAACTTTATCCTCTGAAATTAAAGAAGGGACAGTTAACTATAATGAAAGTACAGAGACAACCCACTACTCTATTGTTGATCCTTTTGGGAATGCAATTGCAGCAACTACAACTCTAAATGATGGATATGGTTCCAAGTATTATTGTGACGAATTGGGCTTTTTTCTAAACAATGAAATGGACGACTTTAGTTCTAAACCCGGCGAACCCAATATGTTTGGATTAGTAGGAAATGAAGCCAACAGTATAGCTCCGCAAAAAAGAATGCTGAGTTCAATGACTCCCACAATAGTCGAAAAAAAAGGAAAATTGTTTATGATTGTGGGATCACCTGGAGGATCAACTATTATAACTTCTGTTTTACAAACTATTCTCAATGTATACGAATTCAATTTAGGAATGCAGGAAGCGGTAAATGCTTCTAGATTCCATCACCAATGGCTACCGGATGTGATTACATTTGAGCCAAACACATTTGATACGAATACTTTTGAAAAATTAAAAGGCAAAGGATACATCATCAACGAAAAAACGACTCCTGTAATCGGAAAAGTTGATGCTATTTTAGTGCTGCCTGATGGAAAAATAGAAGGAGGTGCCGATTTTAGAGGTGATGATAAAGCCGTTGGATTCTAGTCATTGGATTGTATAAAGGACTGCAATTTTATACATTGTTTGATTATAAAATTGTATTATATTCTTGACTTTGCACAATAAACTCTTTATTTCTTTGTGCTAAAAATATTTCATCCTATGAGGTAAAAAAAGTCATTTTTATATTATAAAAAAACTTTTCTGTTTAACTGAAAACTGCAAACATTTAGTAAA includes these proteins:
- a CDS encoding acyl carrier protein phosphodiesterase — its product is MNFLAHIYLSGDNDLIKIGNFMADGIRGKHFEKYPLEIQKGIVLHRFIDTYTDAHPVFRESTKRLHQNYHHYSGVIVDVFYDHFLAKNWSNFSGESLVDFTENFYQSLRDNYNILSERTKGMMPYMIEYNWLVSYQTVEGISRILTQMDSRTKNESKMRFSPNELVAYYSEFEQEFTTFFEDLRIESKLKLITL
- the glmM gene encoding phosphoglucosamine mutase, which encodes MTLIKSISGIRGTIGGKVGDNLTPVDAVKFASAYGTWLKNYSKKDKLTVVVGRDARISGPMIHNLVINTLIGLGINVIDLGLSTTPTVEVAVPLEKADGGIILTASHNPKQWNALKLLNEKGEFLNGAEGEKILQIAEDEAFDFTDVDNLGEITQNDAYMDIHIDEVLNLPLVDVEAVKAAKFKVVVDGVNSSGGIIIPKLLELMGVEVVKLYCEPNGHFPHNPEPLKEHLTDISELVVKEKAHLGVVVDPDVDRLAFICEDGEMFGEEYTLVACADYVLSKTPGNTVSNMSSSRALRDVTNKHNGTYEASAVGEVNVVELMKKNNAIIGGEGNGGIIYPESHYGRDSMVGVALFLTHLANKKMSVSALRASYPEYYMSKNKIELTPQIDVDAILVALTEKYKNEDITTIDGVKIDFADNWVHLRKSNTEPIIRIYTEASSQKLADDLALRIIDEIKAVAGI
- the ggt gene encoding gamma-glutamyltransferase, which codes for MKKSILLFLISISLNCFAQKVINSRNGLVVDKAMVVSAREEASKIGTEIMQKGGNAFDAMVATELALAVAYPYAGNLGGGGFMVFRKANGDIGSLDYREKAPLAATKNMFQDKDGNVIKGKSTETALAIGIPGTIAGIFAVHDKYGSMSMNEILRPVIALAEKGVVVTRRQEKRLNDYRESIIKANGVNTKFATVYKEKDTIKYPVLAQTLKRIAKNGRNEFYKGQTAKTLVKYLQGKGSIITMKDLAKYEAKWRTPLSFKYKDLKVISMSPPSSGGICLAQIFKMIEPYDLSKMGHNSDESIQLIVEAERRAYADRSYFLGDPDFVKIPLKALMADDYLKERMSSFNVSKATLSSEIKEGTVNYNESTETTHYSIVDPFGNAIAATTTLNDGYGSKYYCDELGFFLNNEMDDFSSKPGEPNMFGLVGNEANSIAPQKRMLSSMTPTIVEKKGKLFMIVGSPGGSTIITSVLQTILNVYEFNLGMQEAVNASRFHHQWLPDVITFEPNTFDTNTFEKLKGKGYIINEKTTPVIGKVDAILVLPDGKIEGGADFRGDDKAVGF